The following are encoded together in the Carassius auratus strain Wakin chromosome 34, ASM336829v1, whole genome shotgun sequence genome:
- the LOC113053476 gene encoding 5-hydroxytryptamine receptor 1F-like, with protein MNSNETHTDTWGVIVLSLTLSFLAILTMAMNCLVITAIIVTPKLHHPANYLICSLAVTDLLVAILVMPFSIAYIVMETWVMGEVMCNIWLIVDITCCTCSILHLAAIAVDRYRAITDAVEYLRKRTSLRAAITIIVVWLLSIIVSLPPMLLRGHQENECIIKHDNIGSLLYSTFGAFYIPLILIIILYYKIYQAAKTLYKRRASCFNKPEINGHMLPKCSDQEPTSPDTLSPPEKSVSEPSTEGERVCIAGKSPKTRSFRERSIRKNRISSTHERKAATTLGLIIGAFVICWLPFFIHEVIVNMCASCTPSPQMTNFLTWLGYLNSLINPLIYTIFNEDFKRAFQKLIKCKNYL; from the coding sequence ATGAATTCAAATgaaacacatacagacacatggGGCGTGATTGTCCTCTCCCTCACGCTTTCGTTTCTTGCTATACTGACGATGGCCATGAACTGCTTGGTCATTACAGCCATCATCGTCACACCCAAGCTGCACCATCCTGCAAACTATCTCATTTGCTCACTGGCCGTGACTGACCTTTTGGTGGCCATATTAGTCATGCCCTTCAGCATTGCCTACATTGTGATGGAGACATGGGTCATGGGTGAAGTCATGTGCAACATCTGGTTAATCGTGGACATAACCTGCTGCACGTGCTCCATCCTGCACCTCGCGGCCATCGCTGTGGACCGATACCGTGCCATTACAGACGCCGTGGAGTATTTGAGAAAGAGGACGTCTCTACGAGCCGCCATCACGATCATTGTGGTGTGGCTCCTCTCGATAATAGTCTCTCTGCCGCCAATGCTATTGAGAGGCCACCAAGAAAATGAGTGCATCATTAAACATGACAACATTGGCTCTTTGCTTTACTCCACGTTCGGAGCTTTTTACATCCCGCTAATACTCATTATCATTCTTTACTACAAGATCTACCAGGCAGCAAAGACTCTTTACAAAAGGAGAGCCAGCTGCTTCAACAAGCCAGAGATAAATGGACACATGCTTCCCAAGTGCAGCGACCAGGAGCCCACATCCCCGGACACCCTAAGCCCTCCGGAGAAATCAGTGTCTGAACCCTCCACCGAAGGCGAAAGAGTGTGCATCGCTGGGAAAAGCCCAAAGACTCGGTCTTTCAGAGAACGGTCCATCAGGAAAAACCGCATCTCCAGCACGCATGAAAGGAAGGCCGCCACCACTCTGGGACTCATTATTGGGGCTTTTGTCATCTGCTGGCTGCCGTTCTTCATCCATGAGGTGATTGTTAACATGTGTGCGTCCTGCACTCCATCTCCTCAGATGACCAACTTTCTGACTTGGCTGGGATATCTGAACTCTCTCATCAACCCGCTGATTTACACCATCTTTAACGAGGATTTCAAAAGGGCTTTCCAGAAGTTAATCAAGTGCAAGAATTATCTCTAA
- the zgc:152951 gene encoding uncharacterized protein zgc:152951 isoform X3: MVEDGSVMRGRVTVYSVPGCAHCTQAKATLSALGVPVCDVDVNKHSELRARLKELTGLSAVPQIFFNNLFVGNNEDLQNLDPEHLERLVLSVREDPVPLDAPPVPEDHGLHSDAEVDGAACALSEALRNLILKLYSDHLSEDGKRVDYKAMSRSPFFERYCDLAVHLQRVDLLSLSREEKLAFFINIYNALVIHGNLRLGFPKNIWQRYRFFNYVSYFIGGEVYTLQDIENGVLRGNRKGVAQLLKPFSRNDPRLQVALPDVEPLIHFALNCGAKGCPPIKTYTPQDIDSQLRAAAEAFLENDDSCVIDSAGREVKLSQIFKWYKADFGGTDEKLLNWVFDHMGASQKKRSLQALLSEGKVKVSYLPYDWSINSTD, from the exons ATGGTGGAGGACGGGAGCGTCATGAGGGGACGGGTCACAGTGTACTCCGTGCCAGGCTGTGCACACTGCACACAGGCCAAAGCCACTCTGAGTGCGCTCGGTGTGCCTGTGTGTGACGTGGATGTGAACAAACACAGCGAGTTAAGAGCACGACTGAAAGAGCTCACGGGTCTCAGTGCCGTGCCACAGATATTCTTCAATAACCTGTTTGTGGGAAACAACGAGGACCTCCAGAACCTG GATCCTGAGCATCTGGAGCGTCTCGTTCTGTCAGTACGAGAGGACCCGGTGCCTCTGGACGCTCCTCCTGTTCCTGAGGACCACGGCCTACACTCTGATGCTGAGGTGGATGGAG CAGCCTGTGCGCTCTCGGAGGCTCTGAGGAATCTGATCCTGAAACTCTACTCTGATCATCTCTCTGAAGATGGCAAG AGAGTTGATTACAAGGCCATGTCCCGAAGCCCGTTCTTCGAGCGGTACTGTGATCTAGCTGTCCACCTCCAGCGCGTGGATCTGCTGTCTCTGAGTCGTGAAGAGAAACTGGCTTTCTTTATCAACATCTACAACGCCCTTGTCATCCACGGGAACCTGCGTCTGGGCTTTCCCAAAAACATATGGCAAAGGTATCGG TTCTTCAACTATGTGAGCTACTTCATTGGCGGTGAGGTGTACACACTGCAGGATATTGAGAACGGGGTGCTCCGAGGAAATCGCAAAGGTGTGGCACAGCTCCTGAAGCCCTTCTCCAGGAACGACCCTCGACTGCAG GTGGCACTTCCTGATGTTGAGCCTCTCATTCATTTTGCACTGAACTGTGGTGCAAAGGGCTGCCCTCCAATCAAGACATACACACCACAG GACATTGACAGTCAGTTGCGAGCCGCAGCAGAAGCGTTCCTGGAGAATGACGACAGCTGCGTGATCGACAGCGCGGGACGAGAAGTGAAACTCAGCCAGATCTTCAAGTGGTACAAAGCAGATTTTGGAGGCACCGATGAGaag CTGCTGAACTGGGTGTTTGACCATATGGGAGCGTCACAGAAGAAGAGGTCTCTACAGGCTCTGCTGTCAGAAGGAAAGGTCAAAGTGAGCTATCTGCCCTATGACTGGTCTATAAACAGCACAGACTGA
- the zgc:152951 gene encoding uncharacterized protein zgc:152951 isoform X1 — protein sequence MVEDGSVMRGRVTVYSVPGCAHCTQAKATLSALGVPVCDVDVNKHSELRARLKELTGLSAVPQIFFNNLFVGNNEDLQNLVRPETDPEHLERLVLSVREDPVPLDAPPVPEDHGLHSDAEVDGAACALSEALRNLILKLYSDHLSEDGKRVDYKAMSRSPFFERYCDLAVHLQRVDLLSLSREEKLAFFINIYNALVIHGNLRLGFPKNIWQRYRFFNYVSYFIGGEVYTLQDIENGVLRGNRKGVAQLLKPFSRNDPRLQVALPDVEPLIHFALNCGAKGCPPIKTYTPQDIDSQLRAAAEAFLENDDSCVIDSAGREVKLSQIFKWYKADFGGTDEKLLNWVFDHMGASQKKRSLQALLSEGKVKVSYLPYDWSINSTD from the exons ATGGTGGAGGACGGGAGCGTCATGAGGGGACGGGTCACAGTGTACTCCGTGCCAGGCTGTGCACACTGCACACAGGCCAAAGCCACTCTGAGTGCGCTCGGTGTGCCTGTGTGTGACGTGGATGTGAACAAACACAGCGAGTTAAGAGCACGACTGAAAGAGCTCACGGGTCTCAGTGCCGTGCCACAGATATTCTTCAATAACCTGTTTGTGGGAAACAACGAGGACCTCCAGAACCTGGTGAGACCAGAAACG GATCCTGAGCATCTGGAGCGTCTCGTTCTGTCAGTACGAGAGGACCCGGTGCCTCTGGACGCTCCTCCTGTTCCTGAGGACCACGGCCTACACTCTGATGCTGAGGTGGATGGAG CAGCCTGTGCGCTCTCGGAGGCTCTGAGGAATCTGATCCTGAAACTCTACTCTGATCATCTCTCTGAAGATGGCAAG AGAGTTGATTACAAGGCCATGTCCCGAAGCCCGTTCTTCGAGCGGTACTGTGATCTAGCTGTCCACCTCCAGCGCGTGGATCTGCTGTCTCTGAGTCGTGAAGAGAAACTGGCTTTCTTTATCAACATCTACAACGCCCTTGTCATCCACGGGAACCTGCGTCTGGGCTTTCCCAAAAACATATGGCAAAGGTATCGG TTCTTCAACTATGTGAGCTACTTCATTGGCGGTGAGGTGTACACACTGCAGGATATTGAGAACGGGGTGCTCCGAGGAAATCGCAAAGGTGTGGCACAGCTCCTGAAGCCCTTCTCCAGGAACGACCCTCGACTGCAG GTGGCACTTCCTGATGTTGAGCCTCTCATTCATTTTGCACTGAACTGTGGTGCAAAGGGCTGCCCTCCAATCAAGACATACACACCACAG GACATTGACAGTCAGTTGCGAGCCGCAGCAGAAGCGTTCCTGGAGAATGACGACAGCTGCGTGATCGACAGCGCGGGACGAGAAGTGAAACTCAGCCAGATCTTCAAGTGGTACAAAGCAGATTTTGGAGGCACCGATGAGaag CTGCTGAACTGGGTGTTTGACCATATGGGAGCGTCACAGAAGAAGAGGTCTCTACAGGCTCTGCTGTCAGAAGGAAAGGTCAAAGTGAGCTATCTGCCCTATGACTGGTCTATAAACAGCACAGACTGA
- the zgc:152951 gene encoding uncharacterized protein zgc:152951 isoform X4: MVEDGSVMRGRVTVYSVPGCAHCTQAKATLSALGVPVCDVDVNKHSELRARLKELTGLSAVPQIFFNNLFVGNNEDLQNLDPEHLERLVLSVREDPVPLDAPPVPEDHGLHSDAEVDGACALSEALRNLILKLYSDHLSEDGKRVDYKAMSRSPFFERYCDLAVHLQRVDLLSLSREEKLAFFINIYNALVIHGNLRLGFPKNIWQRYRFFNYVSYFIGGEVYTLQDIENGVLRGNRKGVAQLLKPFSRNDPRLQVALPDVEPLIHFALNCGAKGCPPIKTYTPQDIDSQLRAAAEAFLENDDSCVIDSAGREVKLSQIFKWYKADFGGTDEKLLNWVFDHMGASQKKRSLQALLSEGKVKVSYLPYDWSINSTD, translated from the exons ATGGTGGAGGACGGGAGCGTCATGAGGGGACGGGTCACAGTGTACTCCGTGCCAGGCTGTGCACACTGCACACAGGCCAAAGCCACTCTGAGTGCGCTCGGTGTGCCTGTGTGTGACGTGGATGTGAACAAACACAGCGAGTTAAGAGCACGACTGAAAGAGCTCACGGGTCTCAGTGCCGTGCCACAGATATTCTTCAATAACCTGTTTGTGGGAAACAACGAGGACCTCCAGAACCTG GATCCTGAGCATCTGGAGCGTCTCGTTCTGTCAGTACGAGAGGACCCGGTGCCTCTGGACGCTCCTCCTGTTCCTGAGGACCACGGCCTACACTCTGATGCTGAGGTGGATGGAG CCTGTGCGCTCTCGGAGGCTCTGAGGAATCTGATCCTGAAACTCTACTCTGATCATCTCTCTGAAGATGGCAAG AGAGTTGATTACAAGGCCATGTCCCGAAGCCCGTTCTTCGAGCGGTACTGTGATCTAGCTGTCCACCTCCAGCGCGTGGATCTGCTGTCTCTGAGTCGTGAAGAGAAACTGGCTTTCTTTATCAACATCTACAACGCCCTTGTCATCCACGGGAACCTGCGTCTGGGCTTTCCCAAAAACATATGGCAAAGGTATCGG TTCTTCAACTATGTGAGCTACTTCATTGGCGGTGAGGTGTACACACTGCAGGATATTGAGAACGGGGTGCTCCGAGGAAATCGCAAAGGTGTGGCACAGCTCCTGAAGCCCTTCTCCAGGAACGACCCTCGACTGCAG GTGGCACTTCCTGATGTTGAGCCTCTCATTCATTTTGCACTGAACTGTGGTGCAAAGGGCTGCCCTCCAATCAAGACATACACACCACAG GACATTGACAGTCAGTTGCGAGCCGCAGCAGAAGCGTTCCTGGAGAATGACGACAGCTGCGTGATCGACAGCGCGGGACGAGAAGTGAAACTCAGCCAGATCTTCAAGTGGTACAAAGCAGATTTTGGAGGCACCGATGAGaag CTGCTGAACTGGGTGTTTGACCATATGGGAGCGTCACAGAAGAAGAGGTCTCTACAGGCTCTGCTGTCAGAAGGAAAGGTCAAAGTGAGCTATCTGCCCTATGACTGGTCTATAAACAGCACAGACTGA
- the zgc:152951 gene encoding uncharacterized protein zgc:152951 isoform X2 yields MVEDGSVMRGRVTVYSVPGCAHCTQAKATLSALGVPVCDVDVNKHSELRARLKELTGLSAVPQIFFNNLFVGNNEDLQNLVRPETDPEHLERLVLSVREDPVPLDAPPVPEDHGLHSDAEVDGACALSEALRNLILKLYSDHLSEDGKRVDYKAMSRSPFFERYCDLAVHLQRVDLLSLSREEKLAFFINIYNALVIHGNLRLGFPKNIWQRYRFFNYVSYFIGGEVYTLQDIENGVLRGNRKGVAQLLKPFSRNDPRLQVALPDVEPLIHFALNCGAKGCPPIKTYTPQDIDSQLRAAAEAFLENDDSCVIDSAGREVKLSQIFKWYKADFGGTDEKLLNWVFDHMGASQKKRSLQALLSEGKVKVSYLPYDWSINSTD; encoded by the exons ATGGTGGAGGACGGGAGCGTCATGAGGGGACGGGTCACAGTGTACTCCGTGCCAGGCTGTGCACACTGCACACAGGCCAAAGCCACTCTGAGTGCGCTCGGTGTGCCTGTGTGTGACGTGGATGTGAACAAACACAGCGAGTTAAGAGCACGACTGAAAGAGCTCACGGGTCTCAGTGCCGTGCCACAGATATTCTTCAATAACCTGTTTGTGGGAAACAACGAGGACCTCCAGAACCTGGTGAGACCAGAAACG GATCCTGAGCATCTGGAGCGTCTCGTTCTGTCAGTACGAGAGGACCCGGTGCCTCTGGACGCTCCTCCTGTTCCTGAGGACCACGGCCTACACTCTGATGCTGAGGTGGATGGAG CCTGTGCGCTCTCGGAGGCTCTGAGGAATCTGATCCTGAAACTCTACTCTGATCATCTCTCTGAAGATGGCAAG AGAGTTGATTACAAGGCCATGTCCCGAAGCCCGTTCTTCGAGCGGTACTGTGATCTAGCTGTCCACCTCCAGCGCGTGGATCTGCTGTCTCTGAGTCGTGAAGAGAAACTGGCTTTCTTTATCAACATCTACAACGCCCTTGTCATCCACGGGAACCTGCGTCTGGGCTTTCCCAAAAACATATGGCAAAGGTATCGG TTCTTCAACTATGTGAGCTACTTCATTGGCGGTGAGGTGTACACACTGCAGGATATTGAGAACGGGGTGCTCCGAGGAAATCGCAAAGGTGTGGCACAGCTCCTGAAGCCCTTCTCCAGGAACGACCCTCGACTGCAG GTGGCACTTCCTGATGTTGAGCCTCTCATTCATTTTGCACTGAACTGTGGTGCAAAGGGCTGCCCTCCAATCAAGACATACACACCACAG GACATTGACAGTCAGTTGCGAGCCGCAGCAGAAGCGTTCCTGGAGAATGACGACAGCTGCGTGATCGACAGCGCGGGACGAGAAGTGAAACTCAGCCAGATCTTCAAGTGGTACAAAGCAGATTTTGGAGGCACCGATGAGaag CTGCTGAACTGGGTGTTTGACCATATGGGAGCGTCACAGAAGAAGAGGTCTCTACAGGCTCTGCTGTCAGAAGGAAAGGTCAAAGTGAGCTATCTGCCCTATGACTGGTCTATAAACAGCACAGACTGA
- the LOC113053479 gene encoding uncharacterized protein LOC113053479 isoform X2 — MSNESALAESIGRAVLAAIQNVSTMTTTASGPPQATSAPTTYNYTPGPATPTTSTGTSYRSGSSTSATTPLPATDFTPVICLSNDYQGRHQISKEELEHVLSLKTTFTEAASILSISRPTFYKLLQDYNIPTSKFKSISDQQLDLEVSQIKTQHPNVGEVMLMGHLRSKNIVVQRQRVRDSLRRMDPIGVLARRTTAIARRVYSVPHPNFIWHVDGNHKLIRWKLVVHGAIDGYSRMLMFLHCSNNNRAETVRDLFTAAVGQFGRPLHIRTDHGGENVQIWEDMHVSRGEGSVLTGSSVHNQRIERFNRDLNKNCSHIYAPIFYELESLGILDIDNATDLFCLHYVFLPRINHTLEEFKAGFNNHSISSEGNRTPVQLFTLDNDLPHFHNPELSTAGLVFCSSPNSQRGFSPLNDRDLQELNDAINPLQNDNNNGKTLFQRTQQFIFEKLVNV, encoded by the exons ATGTCCAACGAATCGGCGTTAGCCGAGAGCATCGGCAGAGCCGTCCTGGCGGCTATTCAAAATGTTTCAACAATGACAACAACCGCCTCGGGGCCACCACAGGCCACCTCA GCTCCCACCACTTACAATTACACACCGGGGCCAGCCACACCCACCACCTCCACTGGGACATCATACCGCTCG GGCTCCAGCACCAGCGCTACCACACCTTTACCAGCAACAGACTTCACTCCAGTGATCTGTCTGTCA AATGACTACCAAGGAAGACATCAGATTTCCAAAGAGGAGCTTGAACATGTTCTTTCACTGAAAACCACCTTTACCGAAGCGGCATCTATTCTTTCAATCTCAAGGCCAACTTTCTACAAGTTACTGCAAGACTATAATATCCCAACATCAAAATTTAAGAGCATCAGTGATCAACAGTTGGATCTTGAAGTGTCACAAATAAAAACTCAACACCCAAATGTTGGAGAAGTGATGCTTATGGGGCATCTCCGTTCCAAAAACATTGTGGTCCAAAGACAACGTGTAAGAGATTCACTGCGAAGGATGGACCCAATTGGTGTCCTAGCCAGGAGAACAACAGCAATAGCTCGCCGAGTATACTCTGTCCCACATCCAAATTTCATATGGCATGTAGATGGAAATCATAAATTGATTAGGTGGAAATTGGTTGTTCATGGTGCCATAGACGGCTACAGTAGGATGCTGATGTTTCTTCACTGCTCCAACAATAATCGTGCTGAAACTGTAAGAGACCTCTTTACTGCAGCTGTTGGACAGTTTGGCAGACCACTGCACATCAGGACTGATCACGGAGGAGAGAACGTTCAGATTTGGGAGGACATGCATGTGAGCAGGGGGGAAGGCTCTGTCTTAACAGGAAGTTCTGTACACAACCAGAGGATTGAGCGTTTTAACCGAGACTTGAACAAAAACTGCAGCCATATTTATGCACCCATTTTTTATGAACTGGAATCCCTGGGTATCCTAGACATAGACAATGCAACAGACCTATTTTGTCTCCATTATGTCTTTCTACCCAGAATCAACCACACTTTGGAAGAATTCAAAGCTGGATTTAACAATCACTCTATATCATCTGAAGGAAATAGAACACCAGTTCAGCTTTTTACTCTGGACAATGATTTGCCTCATTTTCACAACCCAGAACTCTCAACAGCAGGGTTAGTTTTTTGTTCCTCACCAAACTCTCAAAGAGGATTTTCCCCATTGAATGACAGGGATTTGCAAGAACTGAATGATGCCATTAACCCTCttcaaaatgacaacaacaatggCAAAACATTGTTTCAGAGAACACAACAGTTTATTTTTGAGAAACTTGTAAATGTGTGA